The following nucleotide sequence is from Agromyces sp. SYSU T00194.
CCGCGAGGGATTGCTGCCGCGCGCACTCGGACGCACCCGCAGCCGCTCGGGCACCCCCGTCGCCGCCGTCGCGCTCAGCATGTCGTTCGTCACCGTCGTGCCGATCGTGTCGGTGCTGCTCGGCGCGGCGCTCTGGCCGACCATGCAGTGGCTGCTGTTGGGCGCTGCGACCGGATACCTCGTCGCGTACTTCCTCGCGTGCGTCGCCGCGCCGGTGTTCCTGTGGCGCATCGGCGAGTCGGGCTGGCGCTCGACGGTCGTCGCCGCGGCCGGGGCGGTCGGCGTCGCGGTGATCCTCGTCGCGTACCTCGTGGTCGAGTCGACCGGCGCGCGCGCCGGCGCGGTGTGGGTCATGGTCGGCGTGCTCGTCGTGACGGTCGTGCTCGCTGGGCTGCGCGCGTCGTTCGCGCTGCGGCACCCGCGCATCCGGGGCGTCTACGACGTGCCCACGATCGCCGACGTCTGGGGCGGGCGCCGTGGCGGCTCCTGAGCGGCGAGCGGATGCCCCGGGGCCGCCGCCGCGCGCCGATGGTCGCTTCTCAGGAGCGGGCGATCGGTTCTCAGGAACGGCCGCCCGCGATGACGAGCGCAATTCAGGGGCGCCCGGTCGGTATTCAGGAGCGGGTGCGCCCGAGGCATCCGCCGTCCCACCATCAGCGAGCGGCGTGGAGCTGCGAGCGCGGCAGCCGAAGGCGATCCAGCACGCGCTGCACGTGCTCGAGGAGGTCGCGCGACTGGGGCCCGGCGTCACCGCGCAGCAGGTCTCGACGAGCCTCGGCATGCCGCGGGCGACCGCGTACCGGCTGCTCAACCTGCTCGTGCAGGAGGAGTACCTCGTGCGGCTGCCCGACCTGTCTGGGTTCGCGCTCGGCAGCAAGGTGACGCAGCTCGCGACGCTCGTGCCGACCGCGCCACCGCCGCGCGCCGTGCGCCAGGTGGTCGACGATCTCCGCGGCCGCGTGCGAGCCGGCGTGCACCTCGTGCGCTACGACGGCGGCATCCTGCAGATCGTCGACGCCGACCCCGACTTCGCCCTGAGCGACGAGGTGCGCATCTCGCGCGACCCCCACGTGTCGGCGCTGGGCGGGCTGCTGCTCGATGCATCCGCCGCCTTCGTGTCGATGACCTCGCCGATCGTGCCCGGACGCGCATGCCTGGCGGTGCCGATCCGCGACGACCGCGGCGCGCTCGTCGCCGGCATCGCGCTGGCGACCACGCCCGCCCGCGCGGCGTCGCCCGAGCCCCTGCTCGCCGTGCTGCGCGAGGCGGCCGCGCGGCTGGAGCCGCTGCTCGCGTAGCGCGCGGCCTGCCGACCATCGCGGGCCCTCTCCGCGGCGAGCTCAGCCGCGGATCCACCCGGTGGGGCGCGGTGCAGCACTTCCGAGTTCGGGATCGAACGTGCCATCGCCATCGTCGCCCGCAGCGCGACCTGCCGCGAGGTTGTCGGTGAACCGGATCACCGTCTGCTGCAGGCCCGGATGGGCGCCGGCGTGCGGCGACTCGGCCGTCGCGATCGCCCGGATGCGGTCGAGCGCGCCGTCGATGAGCGCCGAGGCATCCTGCACCTTCCATGAGTTCGCCTCGTCGATCAGGTGCGCTCGCGTGAGGAGACGGTGCTGGAATTCGCCTGCAACACGGAACGCCATCTCGCCATCGTTGTCGTAGTGGGTCTGCGGAACGATGTCGTACATCGGGGCGAGCTCGACGCCACCGACGCGGTCGTGCAGGAGCGAGATGTTCTTCGCGTGGAAGTCGAGGTTGCCCACCGCGACCGACAGGGTGAGCATGCGGAGGAGTCGCTCGCGGTCCGCGCGATCCAGCTGCGACGCGACGCTCGACAGGCCGACACCACCGTACGTCTCGTACTTGTCATCGCCTGACAGCCCGAGCACCTGCGAGAAGTCCTCCTGGTGGACTCGACCGTCAGGCGACGCTGCCGACCGGTCGTAGCGTTCGATGACCAGCGCCATGACGCCGTCGAAGGCCTGGAGTCGCGTGTCGAACGTGGCGAGCCCGAGGTCCCTGGCGAACCGGGATCCGTACTCCTCGTCGAAGATCATCGTGGGGAACTCCCCCACGATCGGCTTCACGATGTGCGTCGACGGATAGCCGTCGAGCGCGCGCGCCCATCCGGTCTCGGTGCGCACGAGCACGATCTTCGACTGCACCCCGTTCAGCGAGGTCTTGCCGCGGCGCGGCTTGTTGCCGAGCGGTGCGATCGCGACCTCAGCGAGCATCTGCCGCACTCCCGCATCGTCGACGGGCTCGACGGCGGGCGTCCGCGGCTCGCCCGGCTGTTCGGGGTTCCAGATCTGCAGGGCACCCGCCACGTCGCGGCCGTAGGCGGCCAGCATTCCGAGCACGTCATCGCGCCGAACGCCGGCCTCCACTGCGAGGCGGTCGCGTGCACGGCCCTCCGGCAGCAGCTCGGCGAAGAAGTTGGCGCGGATGCCTCGGTTGCGCGGGTTCGCTCGAGCGACGAGCGGCACTGCCACGGAGAGCACACGGCTGCCGAGCCCGTAGCTCCGGACCGCCTCGACGTCGGCCTGGAAGTCGAATCCGTCGCGGTCGCCGCGGAGTGTGCCGACGTGGTCGCCGTGCAACTCGACATTGAGCACCGTCTCGGGCATCAGGACTCCTCGTCAGCTCGCGCGTCGCTGCGAGCTGCGGCTCCCCTGGCTTCGATCGATTCGATGTCCGCCCCTTCGGGCACCGAGAGGATGATGTCGACTCCGGTCGCGTTGAATGCGTCGAGGAGGCGACTGATCGCCTGGAACTCCTTCCCAGACTCGAGCTCCCAGAGGTAGCGCTGCGAGATGCCGAGGTCGGCGGCGAGGTCGCGCTGGCTGAGACCCGCGGCAGCACGGGCCTGTTGCAGCGCGAGGCCGATCTCGGCAAGGGTGCGCGGGTGCATCTGGAATGACATCGCGGCTCCTGACTACTGATGAGTAGTCGCCCGAGACAACTACCTTTCGGTAGTCAGTTTGCAGCACTACCGTGCGGTAGTCAAGCGGTGGGCGCGGCTCAGCACAGGGCGCAGCACGCGCCCAGCCCGCCGACATGCGCACGAAACATCGAGCGGTTCTCAGTGCTCGGCGAGCGGCAAGAGAGTGATTTCAACGGTTCACAGTCAAGAACGGCGATTCTTTCAGGAGCATCCGTCACCGAAACCGCCCCGAGATGAGCCACTCTCGTCTGACCGGACACCCCCGGTGCCTGCCACCTCATGAAGGGACACCCACCGTGGCCAACATCCTCTGGCTCGACCAGCTCGGCATGGACGACATCGGGCGCGTCGGCGGCAAGAACGCCTCGCTCGGCGAGCTCATCCACAACCTCGGCGCCGCGGGCGTCAACGTGCCCGGCGGGTTCGCCACCACGGCCGATGCCTTCCGCGCCTTCCTCGGCCAGACCGGCCTCGAAGACCGCATCGCCGCCACGCTGCTCGAGCTCGACAGCTCCGACACGCTCGCGCTGGCGCGCGCCGGCCGCAGCATCCGCACCGACATCATCGACACGCCGCTCCCCGCCGAACTCGAGCAGGAGATCCGCGACGCGTACGCCACGCTCACCGCCGACGAAGACCCCGACGACCCCGTGTCCTGGGCCGTGCGCTCGAGCGCCACCGCCGAGGACCTGCCCGACGCGAGCTTCGCCGGCCAGCAGGAGACGTTCCTGAACATCCGCGGCATCGACCAGATCCTGCGCGCCGTGCACGAGGTGTTCGCGTCGCTCTACAACGACCGCGCCATCTCGTACCGCGTGCACCACGGCTTCGCGCACCTCGACGTCGCGCTGTCCGTCGGCATCCAGCGGATGGTCCGCAGCGACCTCGCCTCGTCGGGCGTCATGTTCACCATCGACACCGAGTCGGGGTTCGCCGACGCCGTGCTCATCACGTCGGCCTACGGACTCGGCGAGGGTGTCGTGCAGGGCGCCGTGAACCCCGACGAGTTCGTCGTCTACAAGCCGGCGCTGAACGCCGGCCGCCCCGCCATCTTGAAGCGCACGGTCGGCGAGAAGGCGACCAAGATGGTCTACACGAAGTCGCAGCACGTCGGCCGCACCGTCGACTTCGTGCCGGTGACGAAGCCCGAGGCGCGCCGCTTCAGCCTCACCGACACCGAGATCGAGCAACTCGCACGGTACGCAGTGAGCATCGAGCAGCACTACGGCCGCCCCATGGACATCGAGTGGGCGAAGGACGGCATCGACGGCACGCTCTACATCGTGCAGGCCCGCCCAGAGACGGTGGTCGCCCGCCGCACCGGCCGCACCGAGCGGTTCACGCTCGCCGAGCGCGGACCGGTCGTCGCCGAGGGGCGCGCGATCGGCCACAAGATCGGCACCGGCGCCGCCCGCGTGCTCACCTCGGTCGACCAGATGCACGAGTTCCAGCCGGGCGACGTACTGGTCGCCGACATGACCGATCCCGATTGGGAGCCGGTCATGAAGACGGCATCCGCCATCGTCACGAACCGCGGCGGGCGCACCTGCCACGCGGCGATCATCGCGCGCGAGCTCGGCGTGCCCGCCGTCGTCGGCACCGGCAACGCCACCCAGGCGCTGGTCGACGGCCAGCAGGTCACCGTCTCGTGCGGCGAGGGCGAGACCGGGTTCGTCTACGACGGCGTGCTCGACTTCCACGTCGAGTACAGCGACCTGGGCGAGCTGCCCGAGCTGCCGACCGCGGTCATGATGAACGTCGGCACCCCGGAGCAGGCGTTCAACTTCGCCCAGACGCCGAACGACGGCATCGGCCTCGCCCGGCTCGAGTTCATCATCAACCGCCAGATCGGCATCCACCCGCGCGCGCTGCTCGAGCTCGACGACCAGGCGCCCGAGATCGCCACGGAGATCCGCCACCGCATCGCGGCCTACTCCGGCGCGCGCGACTTCTTCGTCAAGCGCATCGCCGAGGGCGTCTCGACGCTCGCGGCCGCGTTCGCGCCGAACCCGGTGATCGTGCGCATGTCGGACTTCAAGTCGAACGAGTACGCCAACCTCATAGGCGGCGAGCGTTACGAGCCCGACGAGGAGAACCCGATGATCGGGTTCCGCGGGGCGTCGCGCTACGTCGCGCCGAGCTTCCGCGAGGCCTTCGACCTCGAGTGCGAGGCCCTGAAGTTCGCGCGCGACGAGATGGGGCTCACGAACATCAAGCTGATGATCCCGTTCGTGCGCACCATCGCCGAAGCCGAGGGCGTCATCGCGGCCCTCGCCGAGAACGGACTCGTCCGCGGGCAGAACGGCCTGCAGGTCGTCATGATGTGCGAGGTGCCGAGCAACGCCGTGCTCGCCCACGAGTTCCTCAACCACTTCGACGGCTTCTCGATCGGCTCGAACGACCTCACCCAGCTCACCCTCGGCGTCGACCGCGACTCGGCCGAGATGGCCCGCGTCTTCGACGAGCGCGACCCCGCGGTGCTGAAGCTGCTGAGCATGGCGATCGAGGCGTGCGTCTCGCGCGGCAAGTACGTCGGCATCTGCGGCCAGGGCCCGAGCGACCACCCCGACTTCGCCGAGTGGCTCATGGCCCAGGGCATCTCGTCGATCTCGCTGAACCCCGACACGGTCGTCGACACCTGGCAGCGGCTCGGCCGGCTCGAGGCGGCGAAGCGCGAGCTGTCGATGGTGTGAGGGGCGGGGCGGATGCCTCTGGCGCGTCGTCGTCCGGAGGCATCCGCTCGCCGCCCTGCGCCCCCTCACCCTCGCCGCCCCTCCACAGGCAGGTCCCCGCGCCACCGCGAGCACCTGCCCGTCCGATTCGCCCCGACGAGCGCCACGCCAACGACGCTGGTCGCATGCCCGCATCCGACACCCTTCCACGCCCGCGCCTCACCGTCCGCGTCGAACTCCGCGCCGGCGACGACCCGCCTTGGCGCGAGATCGCCATCGACGCCTCGCTCGGCCTCGCGACCCTCGCCGACGCGATCCTGCTCGCCTTCGGCTGGACCGGCACCGGCAGCTGGCGGTTCGGCACCATGCACACTCCGTGGTGGGGTCGCGAGGCGGATGCCTGGGGGCAGCGCATCCTCACGCCGGCGCGCCCGCACCATCCCGCGCCCGTCGACGAGTACGGCGGGTACGACGAGGGGTGCCGGTGCGCCCGCTGCCGCTACGGCGACGCGGTCGACTGGGACCCGAAGGTACAGCGGCGCGTCGAGCCGGAGTGGAACCTCGACCACGTGCTCGAGCGCTTCGGCGGCACGCTCGAGTTCGAGTACCGTCCGCTCGACGCGCGCAGCGGCACGTCCGACCACACCTGGCGCCACCGCATCACCGTCGGCGTGCGCGATGAGGCGACGACGGATGCGTCGGCGCCATCCGCCAACCTCATCGACGGCGCGGGCGCGGTTCCGCGGTCCGGCACCGAGGCGGCGTTCGGCGAGCTCGGCGACCCGACGCACCGCATCTCGCTCCAGCACGAGTTCGCGCTGCGGTTCGGGGCGAGCGACCAGGTGACGCAGTCAGTGCGTGCTCCCGGGTGGGAGCCCCTCGACGTCGCGACGCGCGGCGCCGGCGAGGTGGCCCGCCGCGCGCTGCGCATGGACCTCGTCGAGCTCGGAGCACTCGACCCGCCGATGCTCGACATCGAGGAGGTGGAGCGGGGTACCGCCCAGATCCGTGCGCTCCTCCGGGCGGCCGGCGGGCCCGACGGCATCGATGCGGAGACAGCGGGCGAGCTGGGCGACGACCTGAAGGCGTTGCATCTGGTTCGGACGCAGCGCGGCCGCATGCTCACGCTCGTCGCGGTGCGCGACCGGATCCTCCCTGAACCCGTGACGCTCTGGTACGAGCTCGCACGTCAGCTCATGAGCCTGTCGGGCGCGGACCCCGAGATCGCCGCACGTGCGGTCGACCTCGCGTGCGGCGGCAAGACGGTGCGTCGGTTCGCGCTCGAGCAGGCGCGAAGCGCGCATCGGTCGGGGCAGTACTCGAGCGAGTTCGGGCCGACCCGCGTGGATCGCATGCTCCTGCGCCTCGGGCTGGTCGATGCAGACGGCCGGCCGGGTCACTCGA
It contains:
- a CDS encoding type II toxin-antitoxin system HipA family toxin; translation: MPETVLNVELHGDHVGTLRGDRDGFDFQADVEAVRSYGLGSRVLSVAVPLVARANPRNRGIRANFFAELLPEGRARDRLAVEAGVRRDDVLGMLAAYGRDVAGALQIWNPEQPGEPRTPAVEPVDDAGVRQMLAEVAIAPLGNKPRRGKTSLNGVQSKIVLVRTETGWARALDGYPSTHIVKPIVGEFPTMIFDEEYGSRFARDLGLATFDTRLQAFDGVMALVIERYDRSAASPDGRVHQEDFSQVLGLSGDDKYETYGGVGLSSVASQLDRADRERLLRMLTLSVAVGNLDFHAKNISLLHDRVGGVELAPMYDIVPQTHYDNDGEMAFRVAGEFQHRLLTRAHLIDEANSWKVQDASALIDGALDRIRAIATAESPHAGAHPGLQQTVIRFTDNLAAGRAAGDDGDGTFDPELGSAAPRPTGWIRG
- a CDS encoding helix-turn-helix domain-containing protein; translation: MSFQMHPRTLAEIGLALQQARAAAGLSQRDLAADLGISQRYLWELESGKEFQAISRLLDAFNATGVDIILSVPEGADIESIEARGAAARSDARADEES
- a CDS encoding IS1096 element passenger TnpR family protein produces the protein MPASDTLPRPRLTVRVELRAGDDPPWREIAIDASLGLATLADAILLAFGWTGTGSWRFGTMHTPWWGREADAWGQRILTPARPHHPAPVDEYGGYDEGCRCARCRYGDAVDWDPKVQRRVEPEWNLDHVLERFGGTLEFEYRPLDARSGTSDHTWRHRITVGVRDEATTDASAPSANLIDGAGAVPRSGTEAAFGELGDPTHRISLQHEFALRFGASDQVTQSVRAPGWEPLDVATRGAGEVARRALRMDLVELGALDPPMLDIEEVERGTAQIRALLRAAGGPDGIDAETAGELGDDLKALHLVRTQRGRMLTLVAVRDRILPEPVTLWYELARQLMSLSGADPEIAARAVDLACGGKTVRRFALEQARSAHRSGQYSSEFGPTRVDRMLLRLGLVDADGRPGHSNARAFGFAMLRGGAGSYIPAVMPR
- the ppsA gene encoding phosphoenolpyruvate synthase, which codes for MANILWLDQLGMDDIGRVGGKNASLGELIHNLGAAGVNVPGGFATTADAFRAFLGQTGLEDRIAATLLELDSSDTLALARAGRSIRTDIIDTPLPAELEQEIRDAYATLTADEDPDDPVSWAVRSSATAEDLPDASFAGQQETFLNIRGIDQILRAVHEVFASLYNDRAISYRVHHGFAHLDVALSVGIQRMVRSDLASSGVMFTIDTESGFADAVLITSAYGLGEGVVQGAVNPDEFVVYKPALNAGRPAILKRTVGEKATKMVYTKSQHVGRTVDFVPVTKPEARRFSLTDTEIEQLARYAVSIEQHYGRPMDIEWAKDGIDGTLYIVQARPETVVARRTGRTERFTLAERGPVVAEGRAIGHKIGTGAARVLTSVDQMHEFQPGDVLVADMTDPDWEPVMKTASAIVTNRGGRTCHAAIIARELGVPAVVGTGNATQALVDGQQVTVSCGEGETGFVYDGVLDFHVEYSDLGELPELPTAVMMNVGTPEQAFNFAQTPNDGIGLARLEFIINRQIGIHPRALLELDDQAPEIATEIRHRIAAYSGARDFFVKRIAEGVSTLAAAFAPNPVIVRMSDFKSNEYANLIGGERYEPDEENPMIGFRGASRYVAPSFREAFDLECEALKFARDEMGLTNIKLMIPFVRTIAEAEGVIAALAENGLVRGQNGLQVVMMCEVPSNAVLAHEFLNHFDGFSIGSNDLTQLTLGVDRDSAEMARVFDERDPAVLKLLSMAIEACVSRGKYVGICGQGPSDHPDFAEWLMAQGISSISLNPDTVVDTWQRLGRLEAAKRELSMV
- a CDS encoding helix-turn-helix domain-containing protein, whose translation is MELRARQPKAIQHALHVLEEVARLGPGVTAQQVSTSLGMPRATAYRLLNLLVQEEYLVRLPDLSGFALGSKVTQLATLVPTAPPPRAVRQVVDDLRGRVRAGVHLVRYDGGILQIVDADPDFALSDEVRISRDPHVSALGGLLLDASAAFVSMTSPIVPGRACLAVPIRDDRGALVAGIALATTPARAASPEPLLAVLREAAARLEPLLA